From Vicinamibacterales bacterium, one genomic window encodes:
- a CDS encoding 1-acyl-sn-glycerol-3-phosphate acyltransferase produces the protein MLPDDITQAVLARKDVARYLRGGHGQSELQARERIHAYLDELKTTQRYPIYRALKHPLYPILRKVDRIDEHVEIPQQATRAGRVIYVSNHKSHLDYLVEPLVLDDNGIRPPVTAAGINLFGGPLGLLHRHVTGAIPIRRNTKDPAYLVTLKAYVAELLQRSDLLFYIEGGRSYTGELKPPKTGLLHATLQAQVEHAMIVPLAVSYDLVLEDHILPHAALKRRSRPFGREVAEMVRYAVGYQSRAFVTFGKPIALHGYDPESRRQVMDLAHQIRENIGTLYKVLPTAIVASAMRPSISRRDLEARADALIDTLRHAHANLAVHSGREAVETGTAMLAERNIIHLERGGRCRVRERTVLRYYARTLRHLLEPPRPLRTH, from the coding sequence GTGCTTCCCGACGACATCACCCAGGCGGTTCTGGCGCGCAAGGATGTCGCGCGCTATCTCCGCGGCGGTCACGGGCAGAGCGAGCTCCAGGCGCGCGAGCGAATCCATGCCTACCTCGACGAGCTGAAGACCACCCAGCGGTATCCGATCTACCGCGCCCTGAAGCACCCGCTCTATCCGATCCTGCGCAAGGTGGATCGCATCGACGAGCACGTCGAGATTCCGCAGCAGGCGACGCGCGCCGGCCGCGTCATCTACGTCTCGAACCACAAGTCGCACCTCGACTACCTGGTCGAGCCGCTGGTGCTCGACGACAACGGCATCCGGCCGCCGGTCACCGCGGCCGGGATCAACCTGTTCGGCGGTCCGCTCGGACTGCTCCACCGCCACGTCACCGGGGCGATTCCGATCCGGCGCAACACCAAGGACCCGGCCTACCTGGTGACGCTGAAGGCCTACGTCGCCGAGCTGCTGCAGCGCAGCGATCTGCTGTTCTACATCGAAGGGGGGCGCAGCTACACCGGCGAGCTGAAGCCGCCCAAGACCGGGCTGCTCCACGCCACGCTGCAGGCGCAGGTCGAGCACGCGATGATCGTGCCGCTCGCGGTGTCGTACGACCTGGTGCTCGAAGACCACATCCTGCCGCACGCGGCGCTGAAGCGGCGCTCGCGCCCGTTCGGCCGTGAAGTGGCGGAGATGGTCCGCTACGCCGTCGGCTATCAGTCGCGCGCGTTCGTCACCTTCGGCAAGCCGATCGCGCTGCACGGGTACGATCCGGAATCGCGGCGCCAGGTGATGGATCTCGCGCATCAGATCCGCGAGAACATCGGCACGCTGTACAAAGTCCTGCCGACGGCGATCGTCGCCTCGGCGATGCGCCCGTCGATCTCGCGGCGCGATCTCGAGGCCCGTGCCGATGCGCTGATCGACACGCTGCGCCACGCGCACGCCAACCTTGCCGTGCACAGCGGCCGCGAGGCGGTGGAGACCGGGACGGCGATGCTGGCCGAGCGCAACATCATTCACCTGGAACGCGGCGGGCGGTGCCGCGTCCGGGAGCGCACCGTCCTGCGCTACTACGCCCGCACGCTGCGGCATCTGCTCGAGCCGCCGCGTCCGCTGCGCACGCACTGA
- a CDS encoding GAF domain-containing protein, whose translation MTDIDRSDLLTAIGSAVAAAPTADSAMQQVVRLLKDAVPHYTWVGIYLVEGDELVLGPFLGKPSPHTRIPLGQGICGAAVTEKSTIVVDDVNADPRYLACSVETRSEIVVPIMRDGQPLGEIDIDSDRPAAFGDRDRALLEPVAAMLADRFDED comes from the coding sequence GTGACTGACATCGATCGATCCGATCTGCTGACGGCGATCGGCTCCGCCGTCGCGGCGGCGCCGACCGCCGATTCCGCCATGCAGCAGGTGGTCCGCCTGCTGAAGGACGCGGTCCCGCACTACACGTGGGTCGGGATCTACCTGGTCGAGGGAGACGAGCTGGTGCTGGGGCCGTTCCTCGGCAAGCCGTCGCCGCATACGCGGATCCCGCTCGGTCAAGGCATCTGCGGCGCCGCGGTGACCGAGAAATCGACCATCGTGGTCGACGACGTGAACGCCGATCCGCGGTATCTGGCGTGCAGCGTCGAAACCAGGTCGGAGATCGTGGTGCCGATCATGCGCGACGGGCAGCCGCTCGGCGAGATCGACATCGACAGCGATCGGCCGGCGGCGTTCGGCGACCGCGATCGCGCGCTGCTCGAGCCGGTCGCGGCGATGCTGGCCGACCGCTTCGACGAAGACTGA
- a CDS encoding isocitrate dehydrogenase (NAD(+)) produces the protein MAHTITLIPGDGIGPEVTQAVLRIFTAAGLQIDWDRHDAGVIAYQRHGQTLPAALLDSVKRNKVALKGPVTTPIGEGFTSVNVGLRKALDLYANLRPVSNLPGVASRFENVDLVIVRENTEDLYAGLEHEIVPGIVESLKIITEKASTRIARFAFEHARRSGRTRVTAIHKANIMKLSDGLFLDSCRRVSREFIDVAYDERIVDAACMHLVMHPEKLDVLLLPNLYGDIVSDLCAGLVGGLGVVPGANVGVDSAVFEAVHGSAPDIADQNLANPTALLLSGLLMLEHIGERDRAQRIRGALGRVLAAGAVRTRDLGGTASTTEFTDAVIRELEKTV, from the coding sequence ATGGCACACACCATCACGCTCATCCCCGGCGACGGCATCGGGCCGGAAGTCACGCAGGCGGTGCTGCGCATCTTCACGGCCGCCGGGCTGCAGATCGACTGGGATCGCCACGACGCCGGCGTGATCGCCTACCAGCGCCACGGACAGACGCTGCCGGCGGCGCTGCTCGATTCGGTCAAACGCAACAAGGTCGCGCTGAAGGGTCCGGTGACGACGCCGATCGGCGAAGGGTTCACCAGCGTGAACGTCGGCCTGCGGAAGGCGCTGGACCTCTACGCCAACCTGCGGCCGGTCAGCAACCTGCCGGGCGTGGCGAGCCGCTTCGAGAACGTCGACCTGGTGATCGTCCGCGAGAACACCGAGGATCTCTACGCCGGGCTCGAGCACGAGATTGTGCCCGGCATCGTCGAGAGCCTGAAGATCATCACCGAGAAGGCGTCGACGCGGATCGCGCGGTTCGCGTTCGAGCACGCGCGCCGGTCCGGGCGCACGCGGGTGACGGCGATCCACAAGGCCAACATCATGAAGCTGAGCGACGGGCTGTTCCTCGACAGCTGCCGCAGGGTGTCCCGCGAGTTCATCGACGTGGCCTACGACGAGCGGATCGTCGACGCGGCATGCATGCACCTGGTGATGCACCCGGAGAAGCTCGACGTGCTGCTGTTGCCCAACCTGTACGGCGACATCGTGTCGGACCTGTGCGCCGGGCTGGTGGGCGGGCTGGGGGTCGTACCGGGGGCCAACGTCGGCGTCGACAGCGCGGTGTTCGAGGCGGTGCACGGGAGCGCGCCCGACATCGCCGATCAGAACCTGGCGAATCCCACGGCGCTGCTCCTCTCGGGGCTGCTGATGCTCGAGCACATCGGCGAGCGCGATCGAGCGCAGCGGATCCGCGGCGCACTCGGTCGGGTCCTTGCCGCGGGGGCCGTCCGGACGCGCGATCTCGGAGGCACGGCGTCCACCACGGAATTCACGGATGCGGTCATCCGGGAGCTCGAAAAGACGGTATAG
- a CDS encoding proline dehydrogenase family protein has translation MLETVSKAFFQILAGSAALKSLASRYGMRGAGGFARRFIAGERVDDAIAAARTIQGNGLRVTLDFLGESVSSIAEADAATRAYLAVIEQIAASGVERNISLKLTQLGLTIDRATCVDNLRRILDAARAHDFFVRLDMENSPYTAVTLDIFETMWQQGYRNAGVVLQSYLRRSETDAARMNALGARVRLVKGAYNEPRDVAHQSKGDVDAAFVRIMRLLLAGGNYPAIATHDPAMIEATRAYAAERGVNPSRFEFQMLYGIRRDLQNSLHRQGYRLRVYVPFGREWFPYFMRRLGERPANIGFVIRGVLSER, from the coding sequence ATGCTCGAGACGGTCTCCAAGGCCTTCTTCCAGATCCTCGCCGGAAGTGCCGCCCTGAAATCGCTGGCCTCCCGCTACGGCATGCGCGGCGCCGGCGGCTTCGCCCGCCGCTTCATCGCCGGCGAGCGGGTGGACGACGCGATCGCCGCGGCCCGTACGATCCAGGGAAACGGCCTGCGCGTCACATTGGATTTTCTCGGCGAGAGCGTCAGCTCGATCGCCGAAGCCGACGCGGCAACCCGCGCCTACCTCGCCGTGATCGAGCAGATCGCCGCGTCCGGCGTCGAGCGCAACATCTCGCTCAAGCTGACGCAACTGGGACTGACGATCGACCGCGCGACCTGCGTCGACAACCTGCGGCGGATCCTCGACGCGGCGAGGGCGCACGACTTCTTCGTGCGGCTCGACATGGAGAACTCTCCCTATACTGCCGTCACGCTCGACATCTTCGAGACGATGTGGCAGCAGGGCTACCGCAACGCCGGCGTGGTGCTGCAGTCGTACCTGCGGCGCAGCGAAACGGACGCGGCGCGGATGAACGCGCTCGGCGCGCGCGTCCGGCTGGTGAAGGGGGCCTACAACGAACCGCGCGACGTCGCGCATCAGTCGAAGGGAGACGTCGACGCGGCGTTCGTCCGCATCATGCGGCTGCTGCTTGCGGGTGGGAACTACCCCGCGATCGCCACGCACGATCCCGCGATGATCGAGGCGACCCGCGCCTACGCCGCGGAGCGCGGCGTCAATCCGTCGCGTTTTGAGTTCCAGATGCTCTACGGCATCCGCCGCGACCTCCAGAACTCGTTGCATCGTCAGGGGTACCGGCTGCGCGTCTACGTTCCATTCGGCCGTGAATGGTTCCCCTACTTCATGCGGCGCCTTGGCGAGCGCCCCGCCAATATCGGATTCGTCATCCGCGGCGTGCTCAGCGAACGTTGA
- a CDS encoding DUF4149 domain-containing protein — MLVLRYAALLALVVWVGGLVALGGIAAPSVFDVIAERQLADGRVLSGALFGEMLARFTILSYLSGGALLLTLILRRILGPRPHRFAWRAGITAVMLAASAYGSIRIAGRIGQLQREIGAAPSSLSEGDPRRVEFGRLHGISTALQLVPLLGGLMLIYWEIKE, encoded by the coding sequence ATGCTCGTGCTGCGGTACGCGGCGCTGCTGGCGCTCGTCGTATGGGTGGGCGGCCTGGTGGCGCTCGGCGGAATCGCGGCCCCTTCGGTCTTCGACGTGATCGCCGAGCGGCAGCTCGCCGACGGGCGGGTGCTGTCGGGCGCGCTGTTCGGCGAGATGCTCGCGCGCTTCACCATTCTCAGCTACCTGTCGGGCGGCGCGCTGCTGCTGACGCTGATTCTCCGGCGCATTCTCGGACCGCGGCCGCATCGCTTCGCCTGGCGCGCCGGCATCACAGCGGTGATGCTCGCGGCCAGCGCCTACGGATCGATCCGGATCGCGGGACGCATCGGCCAGCTGCAGCGCGAGATCGGCGCCGCGCCGTCCTCGCTGTCCGAAGGAGACCCGCGGCGGGTGGAGTTCGGGCGGCTGCACGGCATCTCGACCGCGCTGCAGCTCGTGCCGCTGCTCGGCGGCCTCATGCTCATCTACTGGGAAATCAAAGAGTGA